The following coding sequences are from one Candidatus Eisenbacteria bacterium window:
- a CDS encoding polyphosphate polymerase domain-containing protein, translating to MPIDPSHVRRLEWKYRVSLEQAARLGQALIPRTEPDAHGGADGAYSVLSLYYDTPDLRFYHERKDGAKVRRKLRIRNYGDELYYLEIKRKIDKEVVKERTSIHQSQVAGALNGVDPKVLMAGRPASDLRTLERFRYNMKSLGLVPAVLIGYRRQALVGKVEPYLRITFDSDLRSRMRPLEQELLAGADLRPFQEGCVLELKFDARPPRWWMDLATEFGLRRESYSKYCEGIDSWGIPRPSAADDGPRAAQGS from the coding sequence TTGCCGATCGACCCGTCGCACGTGCGGCGCCTCGAGTGGAAGTACCGGGTGTCCCTGGAGCAGGCCGCTCGGCTGGGACAGGCGCTCATCCCCCGCACCGAGCCCGACGCCCACGGCGGCGCGGACGGGGCCTACAGCGTCCTCAGCCTCTACTACGACACGCCCGACCTGCGCTTCTACCACGAGCGCAAGGACGGCGCGAAAGTCCGGCGAAAGCTGCGCATCCGGAACTACGGCGACGAGCTCTACTACCTGGAGATCAAGCGCAAGATCGACAAGGAGGTCGTCAAGGAGCGCACGTCCATCCATCAGTCGCAGGTCGCCGGGGCACTGAACGGCGTGGATCCCAAGGTGCTGATGGCCGGACGACCCGCGAGCGACCTGCGCACCCTCGAGCGCTTCCGCTACAACATGAAATCACTCGGACTGGTTCCCGCGGTGCTGATCGGCTATCGGCGCCAGGCGCTGGTCGGCAAGGTCGAGCCTTATCTTCGGATCACCTTCGATTCGGACTTGCGAAGCCGCATGCGTCCCCTCGAGCAGGAGCTGCTCGCGGGCGCCGATCTGCGGCCGTTCCAGGAAGGATGTGTCCTGGAGCTCAAATTCGACGCCCGACCGCCCCGGTGGTGGATGGACCTCGCGACCGAGTTCGGCCTCCGGCGCGAGTCCTATTCGAAATATTGCGAGGGGATCGACTCCTGGGGCATCCCGCGCCCCTCGGCCGCGGACGACGGACCACGGGCAGCCCAGGGCTCCTGA
- a CDS encoding DUF4956 domain-containing protein, whose amino-acid sequence MDSLLHSFSFSPQPSNWAPIVINVLVAFLLGLFIAAVYRATHRQMVVSFSFVNTLILMSMIMCLVIMVIGNNIARAFGLAGAMSIVRFRTVVKDTRDTAFVFYALGAGMAAGTGNLLLALMGTPLVGLFLGVLHWTRHGTSQDAYLLGFEIESSGNDREPYLDVFRRHLENWNFVSGRSVRSGSGIHHMFQVRLRPNVRSQDLIRDLAALEGVIRVQLSLGEEPEA is encoded by the coding sequence ATGGATTCGTTGCTTCACTCGTTCTCCTTCTCCCCTCAGCCTTCGAACTGGGCGCCGATCGTCATCAACGTCCTCGTGGCGTTCCTGCTCGGACTCTTCATCGCGGCGGTCTACCGAGCCACGCACCGGCAGATGGTGGTGTCCTTCTCGTTCGTGAACACCCTGATCCTCATGTCCATGATCATGTGCCTGGTGATCATGGTGATCGGCAACAACATCGCCCGCGCATTTGGCCTGGCCGGGGCCATGTCGATCGTGAGGTTTCGCACGGTCGTCAAGGACACTCGGGACACGGCGTTCGTCTTCTACGCGCTGGGCGCGGGCATGGCCGCCGGGACCGGGAACCTCCTGCTCGCGCTGATGGGGACCCCGCTCGTCGGACTCTTCCTCGGCGTTCTCCACTGGACACGGCACGGCACTTCGCAGGACGCCTATCTGCTCGGCTTCGAGATCGAGTCGAGCGGCAATGACCGCGAGCCCTATCTCGACGTGTTCCGGCGTCACCTCGAGAACTGGAATTTCGTGAGCGGCCGCTCGGTGCGATCCGGCAGCGGCATTCATCACATGTTCCAGGTGCGTCTCCGCCCCAACGTGCGCTCTCAGGACCTCATTCGCGACCTCGCCGCGCTCGAGGGTGTGATCCGGGTTCAGCTCTCGCTGGGCGAGGAACCCGAAGCCTGA
- a CDS encoding carboxypeptidase-like regulatory domain-containing protein — MMRRAAIVLLLLSGCSVDVQDGAGPRRPSPDVEGTVTRASSPAADVDVELHNVATDAKVFDTQSDPQGVFRFYAVPGGLWEVRAESNRSGDFASVRRQFYRADGDGKRRIALDIFGHGARPMAPVANATVTVPSPFAALDFHWSSPPDSGVLARVQLYDALGEDVWRSSWAVTDSARFYGYGTEGSYQGVPVGPGQYQWLVRFQFPDSTDARSHRIPVIFE, encoded by the coding sequence ATGATGCGCCGGGCGGCGATCGTCCTCCTTCTGTTGAGTGGTTGCTCCGTGGACGTGCAGGACGGCGCGGGACCGCGCCGCCCATCCCCCGACGTGGAGGGGACGGTGACCCGCGCATCGTCGCCCGCGGCCGACGTCGACGTGGAGCTTCACAACGTGGCGACCGACGCCAAGGTCTTCGACACCCAGAGCGATCCCCAGGGGGTCTTTCGCTTCTACGCGGTGCCCGGGGGCCTGTGGGAGGTCCGGGCGGAGAGCAATCGCTCCGGCGACTTCGCGTCCGTGCGCCGGCAGTTCTATCGCGCGGACGGAGACGGCAAGCGGCGGATCGCGCTCGACATCTTCGGCCACGGCGCCCGGCCCATGGCACCGGTGGCCAACGCGACCGTGACGGTGCCGAGCCCCTTCGCGGCGCTCGACTTTCACTGGTCATCTCCTCCCGACAGCGGGGTGCTCGCTCGTGTGCAGCTCTACGATGCCTTGGGCGAAGACGTCTGGAGGTCCTCCTGGGCCGTCACCGATTCCGCTCGCTTCTATGGCTACGGAACCGAGGGTTCCTATCAAGGCGTCCCGGTCGGCCCGGGCCAGTATCAATGGCTGGTCCGGTTTCAATTTCCCGACAGCACCGATGCACGGAGCCATCGCATTCCAGTGATCTTCGAGTGA
- a CDS encoding metallophosphoesterase, with protein sequence MRRLSLLVIAVVGAALLSQPSRAHRGVHDLIEEKSAKAAAQPNVESALELAELHRLAGELDAAEAQLERAAAIDPHEPSLDLCRAALALERNRATEASVAIERHLAGFPEDPRALELRARARVLQGDRLGAARDLARVIHGVRSPTPDLYVRRASLLMEAGLDHAAPALATLEAGMERLGRIASLELAAVDIEEATGHPDKALARLDRMSASLRRPGAWLSRRAELLARQGDTDAARWTSAAARAALRDRRQGTQAAVALAAPQGEAPQAQAIPGGQAQPARIAAVVSRGPYIGNASPSRITIRWRTDVATDGQVRYGTSLANLDLTVYDPIATTEHVVHLIGLAADTRYYYSVGTGTEVLSGGDAQTSFVTPPTPGTVKPTRLWVIGDSGTGGSGAASVRDAFAAYAAATRPADLWLMLGDNAYNTGTDAEYQSGVFDLYPALLRSTALWPTRGNHDALYSGANNDYYDIFTLPIAGEAGGLPSGSEAYYSFDYGNIHFICLDSEGSSRAVGGPMAVWLRADLAATPRDWVIAFWHHPPYTKGSHDSDNEFDSAGHMGEMRRNIVPILDSAGVDVVLAGHSHNYERSFLLNGHYGVSSTLTQAMKVDDGNGRWNGDGPYAKPSVGTGPREGCVYVVNGVGAQTGGGSLDHPVMISSMNVLGSLVIDIDGNRLDARFLDMQRAVRDSFTIMKGASTGVPWGAESGGPGLRVLSAQPSRGTVRFGYRLAHAGPARVVMLDALGRRVRVIHSGVQPEGEHEVSWAGEDDQGRTCPAGVYFAVLDAESATSARKIVRLGP encoded by the coding sequence ATGAGACGCCTTTCTCTGCTGGTGATCGCGGTGGTTGGCGCCGCCCTCCTCTCGCAGCCCTCGAGGGCCCATCGCGGCGTTCACGATCTCATCGAAGAGAAGTCCGCGAAGGCCGCCGCCCAGCCGAACGTCGAGTCGGCGCTCGAGCTGGCGGAGCTGCACCGGCTGGCGGGAGAGCTCGATGCCGCCGAGGCGCAGCTCGAGCGCGCGGCCGCGATCGATCCCCACGAGCCGAGCCTCGATCTCTGTCGCGCGGCGCTGGCGCTGGAGCGCAACCGCGCCACCGAAGCCTCGGTGGCGATCGAGCGGCATCTGGCGGGCTTCCCCGAAGACCCTCGCGCCCTCGAGCTCCGGGCACGCGCCCGCGTCCTCCAGGGCGACAGGCTGGGAGCGGCCCGCGATCTGGCGCGGGTCATTCATGGCGTCCGCTCGCCGACGCCTGATCTGTACGTGCGCCGGGCGAGCCTATTGATGGAGGCCGGGCTCGATCATGCGGCGCCGGCGCTGGCCACGCTGGAAGCCGGGATGGAGCGGCTCGGACGGATCGCGAGCCTCGAGCTCGCCGCGGTGGACATCGAAGAAGCGACGGGCCACCCGGACAAGGCGCTCGCCCGGCTCGACCGGATGTCCGCAAGCCTGCGGCGGCCGGGCGCATGGCTTTCGCGTCGTGCGGAGCTGCTGGCGCGCCAGGGAGACACGGATGCCGCGCGCTGGACGTCGGCCGCGGCCCGGGCCGCGCTTCGGGATCGGCGCCAAGGGACCCAGGCGGCGGTGGCTCTCGCCGCGCCGCAGGGCGAAGCGCCGCAGGCCCAGGCCATCCCAGGCGGCCAGGCGCAGCCCGCGCGCATCGCCGCGGTCGTGAGCCGGGGGCCGTACATCGGCAACGCGTCGCCGAGCCGGATCACGATTCGGTGGCGCACCGACGTCGCCACCGACGGCCAGGTTCGATACGGGACGAGTCTCGCGAATCTCGACCTCACGGTGTACGACCCGATCGCGACCACCGAGCACGTCGTCCACCTGATCGGTCTCGCCGCCGATACCCGCTACTACTATTCGGTGGGCACCGGGACCGAGGTCCTTTCGGGAGGCGACGCGCAGACCAGCTTCGTCACCCCGCCCACGCCGGGAACCGTGAAGCCGACGCGCCTGTGGGTCATTGGCGACTCCGGTACCGGCGGCTCGGGAGCGGCCTCGGTTCGGGACGCCTTCGCCGCCTACGCCGCGGCCACCAGGCCCGCGGATCTGTGGCTCATGCTCGGTGACAACGCCTACAACACCGGCACGGACGCCGAGTACCAGAGCGGCGTCTTCGACCTGTATCCCGCCTTGCTGCGGAGCACTGCGCTGTGGCCCACCCGCGGAAACCACGACGCTCTGTATTCCGGGGCCAACAACGACTACTACGACATCTTCACCCTGCCGATCGCGGGCGAGGCGGGCGGGCTGCCCTCGGGGAGCGAGGCCTACTACTCGTTCGACTACGGGAACATCCATTTCATCTGCCTCGACTCGGAGGGCAGCAGCCGCGCCGTGGGCGGCCCGATGGCCGTGTGGCTGCGCGCCGATCTCGCGGCCACGCCGCGCGACTGGGTGATCGCATTCTGGCATCACCCTCCGTATACGAAGGGATCGCACGACTCCGACAACGAATTCGACAGCGCCGGGCACATGGGGGAGATGAGGCGCAACATCGTGCCCATCCTCGACTCCGCGGGCGTGGACGTGGTGCTGGCCGGCCACAGCCACAACTACGAGCGCTCGTTCCTTCTCAACGGCCACTATGGCGTCTCGTCCACGCTCACGCAGGCGATGAAGGTCGATGACGGCAATGGCCGCTGGAATGGCGATGGTCCGTACGCCAAGCCTTCGGTCGGCACCGGACCTCGGGAGGGCTGCGTCTACGTGGTGAATGGCGTGGGCGCCCAGACCGGAGGCGGGTCGCTCGATCACCCGGTGATGATCAGCTCGATGAACGTTCTCGGATCGCTCGTGATCGACATCGACGGCAACCGGCTCGACGCGCGGTTCCTCGATATGCAGCGCGCGGTTCGTGACAGCTTCACGATCATGAAAGGCGCTTCGACCGGCGTTCCCTGGGGAGCCGAGTCGGGGGGGCCGGGTTTGCGCGTGCTCTCCGCCCAGCCTTCCCGGGGCACGGTACGGTTCGGTTACCGGCTTGCGCACGCGGGTCCGGCACGCGTGGTGATGCTCGACGCGCTCGGGCGCCGCGTGCGCGTGATCCACTCGGGAGTCCAGCCCGAAGGGGAGCACGAAGTGTCGTGGGCCGGGGAGGACGATCAGGGCCGGACCTGTCCGGCAGGCGTCTACTTCGCGGTGCTCGACGCCGAGAGTGCGACCTCGGCGCGCAAGATCGTCCGCCTCGGGCCCTGA
- a CDS encoding FlgD immunoglobulin-like domain containing protein: protein MPRMTLFALLLPGLLLATSAHAARGGVPGPEAPHAWPHRTELHADRQIELDQRPAWQGFKARHGAWRAMWNERAETPSLATGPGIRLAARLEDREGVDRALRDFITSNPGIFRAASRDLETVRVQRAGSVWYASYRRRADGVPVLFERWEFRVGGPARLMAFGVDARPLDAGMKAAPAIDASGARDAARADLKLGPGARIEGGDNLYWLPEEGSGGPTYRLVREVRARATTPPASWIVLVDAADGAVRWRHDRLRFDIAGQVNGPVHLGLPTGPTQPQPFPHQRVGVGGNNVFADAAGIYTSPATGTVTVESALEGLFCDVYRSDDADAVFSTTATEPGLAHIPWSDANSHQGERDAYFHINLVHDHLKSIDPGFTGNDYPMPCVVNIPDYCNAFWDGFSVNFYGEGGGCPNIATMPDVVYHEYGHGVNDNLYVQAGSPFGMFNGALHEGLADVTAAFVQDNPIFGKGFFGPGTALRSAENSARWPEDASSDPHITGLIVAGAMWDLRESIGLTLADRLGHFAKYGVPDDANDGMAMGRYFTEVLIADDNDGDLANGTPHFDQIATAFGAHGIGTGVFISMAHVPLVDQPTPSPYSIQCQIAYSGPFGGLDPASPCIRYSVNDSPIGTTPLTSIGGSDYVGAIPAPARSIVRYYLSVSDQHGDSRTLPRNAEQPIAFLAGPTITHMLHDHEANAGWIPGDPQDDAVSGRWQWVAPIGSTLGDQQVQTDADHTPTGILCYVTQNPIMDFSPGAHDVDNGRTTLFTSTFDALAAGPDALIEYYRWYTNNLGAAPGSDLWRVDISNDGGLSYVPVESTPLSDNSWRRVVFYVKDFLPPTGLMRLRFIAEDLLDPSLVEAAVDDLRLLSFTNGTTAVSETSGPALSFSRPSPNPSRERTRFRFQLPIQEAASLAIYDLSGRRVRQLAAGLMAAGPHESTWDGKDENGAAVASGLYFARLDTPAGTLTQRVVRSR from the coding sequence ATGCCTCGCATGACGCTGTTTGCGCTGCTCCTGCCGGGCCTTCTCCTCGCCACTTCGGCTCACGCGGCACGTGGGGGCGTCCCCGGTCCCGAGGCCCCGCACGCATGGCCTCACCGCACCGAGCTGCACGCGGATCGCCAGATCGAGCTCGATCAAAGGCCGGCGTGGCAGGGGTTCAAGGCGCGCCACGGCGCATGGCGGGCGATGTGGAACGAGCGCGCCGAGACGCCTTCGCTGGCGACCGGGCCGGGAATTCGTCTGGCGGCTCGCCTCGAGGATCGCGAGGGCGTGGATCGCGCGCTGCGCGACTTCATCACCTCCAATCCCGGAATCTTCCGCGCCGCGTCCCGTGACCTGGAGACCGTGCGCGTCCAGCGCGCGGGCTCCGTCTGGTACGCGAGCTACCGGCGACGGGCCGATGGCGTGCCGGTGCTGTTCGAGCGCTGGGAGTTCCGCGTCGGCGGTCCAGCCCGGCTCATGGCCTTCGGCGTCGACGCCAGGCCGCTGGACGCCGGAATGAAGGCGGCGCCGGCGATCGATGCGTCCGGGGCGCGCGATGCGGCGCGCGCCGACCTGAAGCTCGGCCCCGGCGCACGGATCGAAGGCGGCGACAATCTCTACTGGCTTCCCGAGGAAGGCTCGGGCGGCCCGACCTACCGGCTGGTGCGTGAGGTGCGAGCGCGTGCGACGACGCCGCCGGCGAGCTGGATCGTGCTGGTCGACGCGGCCGACGGCGCCGTGCGCTGGCGTCATGATCGCCTGCGCTTCGACATCGCCGGGCAGGTGAACGGACCGGTCCACCTCGGGTTGCCAACTGGCCCCACCCAGCCTCAGCCGTTTCCTCACCAGCGGGTCGGCGTCGGCGGCAACAACGTATTCGCCGACGCTGCGGGGATCTACACTTCACCGGCCACCGGAACGGTGACCGTCGAGTCCGCGCTCGAGGGATTGTTCTGCGACGTGTACCGCTCGGACGACGCGGACGCGGTTTTCTCCACGACGGCAACCGAACCGGGACTCGCGCACATCCCCTGGAGCGACGCCAACTCGCATCAGGGCGAGCGCGACGCCTACTTCCACATCAACCTGGTCCATGACCACCTGAAGTCGATCGACCCTGGGTTCACCGGCAACGACTATCCGATGCCGTGCGTGGTCAACATCCCGGATTACTGCAACGCGTTCTGGGACGGCTTCTCGGTCAACTTCTACGGGGAGGGCGGAGGCTGCCCCAATATCGCCACGATGCCGGACGTCGTCTACCACGAGTACGGACACGGCGTGAACGACAACCTCTACGTCCAGGCCGGCTCTCCGTTCGGCATGTTCAATGGCGCCCTCCACGAGGGTCTGGCGGACGTGACGGCCGCCTTCGTCCAGGACAACCCGATCTTCGGCAAAGGCTTCTTTGGTCCTGGCACCGCGCTGCGGTCCGCCGAGAACAGCGCCCGGTGGCCCGAGGACGCCTCCAGTGATCCGCACATCACTGGCCTGATCGTCGCTGGAGCGATGTGGGACCTGCGCGAGTCGATCGGGCTCACGCTCGCGGACCGGCTTGGACACTTCGCCAAGTACGGCGTCCCCGACGATGCCAACGACGGAATGGCGATGGGCCGGTACTTCACCGAGGTCCTCATCGCCGACGACAACGACGGGGATCTCGCCAACGGGACGCCGCATTTCGACCAGATCGCCACCGCTTTCGGCGCCCATGGCATCGGCACCGGCGTGTTCATCTCGATGGCGCATGTGCCGCTCGTGGATCAACCCACCCCGAGCCCTTATTCGATCCAGTGCCAGATCGCCTATTCGGGACCGTTCGGCGGTCTCGATCCCGCGAGCCCGTGCATTCGATACTCGGTGAACGACAGCCCGATCGGGACGACTCCGCTGACGTCCATCGGCGGCAGCGACTACGTCGGAGCCATTCCGGCGCCTGCGCGCTCGATCGTGCGTTACTACCTCAGTGTCTCGGATCAGCATGGAGACTCGCGCACGCTCCCACGCAACGCGGAGCAGCCGATCGCCTTCCTGGCCGGTCCGACGATCACCCACATGCTGCACGATCATGAGGCGAATGCCGGCTGGATCCCGGGAGACCCTCAGGACGACGCCGTCAGCGGCCGCTGGCAGTGGGTGGCGCCGATCGGCAGCACGCTCGGGGACCAGCAGGTCCAGACCGACGCCGATCACACGCCGACCGGGATCCTCTGCTACGTGACCCAGAATCCGATCATGGACTTCTCGCCCGGCGCGCATGACGTGGACAACGGCCGCACCACCCTCTTTACGAGCACGTTCGACGCTTTGGCCGCAGGCCCCGACGCGCTGATCGAGTACTACCGCTGGTACACGAACAACCTCGGAGCCGCGCCAGGCAGCGATCTGTGGCGGGTCGACATCTCGAACGATGGGGGACTTTCCTATGTTCCGGTGGAGAGCACTCCCCTCAGCGACAACTCGTGGAGGCGGGTCGTCTTCTATGTGAAGGACTTCCTTCCGCCGACCGGCCTGATGCGCCTGCGCTTCATCGCCGAGGACCTCCTGGACCCGTCTTTGGTCGAAGCGGCGGTCGACGATCTGCGTCTGCTGAGCTTCACCAACGGGACCACCGCGGTGAGCGAGACGTCCGGCCCGGCCCTGTCGTTCTCGCGTCCCTCCCCCAATCCGTCCCGCGAAAGGACCCGCTTCCGCTTCCAGCTCCCGATCCAGGAGGCGGCGAGCCTGGCGATCTACGATCTCTCCGGCCGGCGCGTTCGCCAGCTGGCTGCCGGTCTCATGGCGGCGGGTCCGCACGAGTCGACGTGGGACGGCAAGGACGAGAACGGAGCGGCGGTGGCGAGCGGCCTCTACTTCGCGCGGCTCGATACGCCCGCGGGCACGTTGACCCAGCGCGTCGTGCGATCCCGCTGA
- a CDS encoding phosphatase PAP2 family protein, with product MTGAGPALFLLFLESSGVPHAHLNDRGAAMAAADTIAVPMVADSTTTTSVPAAIDSTSKPAPVPKRRGVLRRATHMVHAFATDLAFVATSPLRMSAKDALITAGVVGATVIVYSYDNEIRRATLRSYGDPAFDAVLDVGNQFGDVGLMGRTWPYWVGGAVVGTALDIDPLQSVCLDVIESHLIAGGIRNLAKFVIGRDHPFEAGRSVFFVSGTSMPSGHTSVVFEIATIFTRHTEGMPGAVQVAVGVTSYGIATAVALQRFSTDAHWASDVILGAALGSLVANTVVNRNQERRRNEGLAAGGPTLTPTLGSSGQPALALVWRF from the coding sequence ATGACCGGTGCCGGACCGGCGCTCTTCCTGCTCTTCCTCGAGAGCTCGGGCGTGCCCCATGCGCACCTGAACGATCGTGGCGCCGCGATGGCGGCCGCCGATACGATCGCGGTCCCGATGGTCGCCGACTCCACGACTACGACCTCCGTTCCCGCGGCCATCGACTCCACGTCGAAGCCGGCGCCCGTGCCCAAGCGACGTGGCGTGCTGAGGCGGGCTACGCATATGGTCCACGCCTTCGCCACCGATCTCGCATTCGTCGCGACCTCGCCACTTCGGATGTCGGCCAAGGACGCCCTCATCACCGCGGGCGTGGTGGGCGCCACGGTGATCGTCTACAGCTACGACAACGAGATCCGACGGGCCACGTTGCGTAGTTACGGCGACCCCGCCTTCGACGCCGTGCTCGACGTCGGGAACCAATTCGGTGATGTGGGACTCATGGGGCGAACCTGGCCCTACTGGGTCGGGGGTGCGGTGGTCGGCACCGCGCTCGACATCGATCCGCTCCAGAGCGTGTGTCTCGACGTGATCGAATCGCACTTGATCGCGGGAGGCATCAGGAACCTTGCCAAGTTCGTCATCGGCCGTGACCATCCCTTCGAGGCAGGCCGGTCCGTGTTCTTCGTCAGTGGAACCTCGATGCCTTCAGGCCACACCTCGGTGGTCTTCGAGATCGCCACCATCTTCACCCGGCACACCGAAGGCATGCCCGGGGCCGTGCAGGTGGCGGTCGGCGTGACCAGCTACGGGATCGCCACGGCGGTGGCCCTCCAGCGCTTCAGCACCGACGCCCACTGGGCCTCCGACGTCATCCTCGGCGCGGCGCTCGGTTCTCTGGTGGCCAACACCGTGGTGAACCGCAATCAAGAGCGGCGGAGGAACGAAGGCCTGGCCGCCGGCGGCCCCACGCTGACGCCGACGCTCGGCTCGTCGGGTCAGCCGGCCCTGGCGCTGGTCTGGCGCTTCTAG
- a CDS encoding iron-sulfur cluster assembly accessory protein has product MITFTDVARHKIVGLMAKDPRKDLALRFSIDGRGPGGYRYRLGFTPLGDRTAADTAFDAGGFQVLVDGDTAPKVDGVTIDFVETLQESGFKIDNPNSPWADPLAQAVQRVLDDDINPAVAAHGGFVVLHEVKDGVAYIELHGGCQGCGMASVTLREGIEVRLKEMVPGIREIVDVTDHAVGANPYYAPSEDGHSPLKE; this is encoded by the coding sequence GTGATCACGTTCACCGATGTCGCCCGCCACAAGATCGTCGGCCTCATGGCCAAGGACCCCAGGAAGGACCTGGCGCTGCGGTTTTCGATCGATGGCCGAGGACCCGGCGGTTATCGCTATCGTCTGGGATTCACGCCACTTGGCGACAGGACCGCGGCAGACACAGCGTTCGATGCCGGCGGCTTCCAGGTCCTGGTCGACGGAGACACCGCACCGAAGGTCGATGGGGTGACGATCGACTTCGTCGAGACGCTCCAGGAGAGCGGGTTCAAGATCGACAATCCCAACTCGCCGTGGGCCGACCCGCTCGCCCAGGCGGTCCAGCGCGTGCTCGATGACGACATCAATCCGGCGGTGGCCGCCCACGGAGGCTTCGTCGTGCTTCACGAGGTGAAGGACGGCGTCGCCTACATCGAGCTCCATGGGGGCTGTCAGGGCTGCGGGATGGCATCGGTGACCTTACGGGAGGGGATCGAGGTGCGCCTCAAGGAGATGGTCCCCGGGATCAGGGAGATCGTGGACGTGACGGATCATGCGGTCGGGGCCAACCCGTACTACGCACCGTCGGAGGACGGGCACTCTCCCCTGAAGGAATGA
- a CDS encoding Yip1 family protein, with the protein MEERPPDPADPYRPRDFQPPPSPPPPPATPSWEVPYGGGPPPPEAGPEPIPWEQPGLGFFAGFYETLRLLATKPRRAYERVTATRAWMRPLGFALLVGWPGILAGTFWEITFQSQMEQWLPWLKDQGFERTPPIVAIGIALAAPLWFPGFLLVAAAFQHLFLWMVGGAKSGFVQTFRVMCYAQISALGGFLPMCGSLLAAVWHIVLQVIGLSAVHKIGVGRALLALLLPLLLCCGCIAILFSMFGAAWLAELKGSP; encoded by the coding sequence ATGGAAGAGCGGCCGCCCGATCCAGCCGATCCATACCGACCTCGGGACTTCCAACCTCCTCCATCGCCTCCACCTCCTCCCGCCACCCCATCCTGGGAGGTTCCCTACGGCGGGGGTCCGCCTCCCCCGGAAGCGGGACCCGAACCGATTCCCTGGGAGCAGCCGGGTCTCGGCTTCTTCGCCGGTTTCTACGAGACGCTCCGGCTGCTCGCCACCAAGCCGCGGCGCGCGTACGAGCGAGTGACGGCGACCCGTGCCTGGATGCGACCGCTCGGGTTCGCGCTCCTGGTGGGCTGGCCCGGCATCCTGGCCGGGACGTTCTGGGAGATCACGTTTCAGAGCCAGATGGAGCAGTGGCTGCCCTGGCTCAAGGACCAGGGCTTCGAGCGCACGCCTCCGATCGTGGCGATCGGGATCGCGCTCGCCGCGCCTCTGTGGTTCCCGGGGTTCCTGCTCGTCGCCGCCGCCTTCCAGCACTTGTTCCTGTGGATGGTCGGTGGAGCGAAGAGCGGCTTCGTCCAGACCTTCCGTGTGATGTGCTATGCGCAGATCTCCGCGCTCGGCGGTTTTCTGCCGATGTGCGGCAGCCTGCTGGCCGCCGTGTGGCACATCGTGCTCCAGGTCATCGGCCTCTCGGCCGTCCACAAGATCGGCGTTGGCCGCGCGCTGCTGGCGCTGCTGTTGCCGCTGCTGCTCTGCTGCGGATGCATCGCGATCCTGTTCTCGATGTTCGGAGCGGCGTGGCTCGCCGAGCTGAAGGGGTCGCCATGA
- a CDS encoding DUF2752 domain-containing protein, which yields MTWRRARSDDLPLALLWLASAVVAMALMPWLPIAARILPSCALHSMTGIPCFACGSSRAALALTQGDWPQALALNPLASLAMLAGCLGGLVAPAWVALRAPLPGLDDAASRRLRIVAWCAVLAQWAYLILTRR from the coding sequence ATGACCTGGCGGCGAGCACGATCGGACGATCTGCCGCTCGCCTTGCTGTGGCTGGCTTCGGCGGTGGTGGCGATGGCGCTCATGCCATGGCTGCCGATCGCCGCTCGGATCCTCCCCTCCTGCGCGCTTCACTCGATGACCGGCATCCCCTGCTTCGCCTGCGGATCGAGCCGAGCCGCGCTTGCGCTCACGCAAGGCGACTGGCCTCAGGCGCTCGCGCTCAATCCGCTCGCGTCACTGGCCATGCTGGCTGGATGTCTCGGCGGTCTCGTGGCGCCGGCCTGGGTTGCGCTGCGCGCGCCTTTGCCGGGCCTCGATGACGCGGCGTCGCGGCGCCTGCGAATCGTGGCATGGTGCGCGGTCCTGGCGCAGTGGGCGTATCTGATTCTCACCCGGCGCTGA